A DNA window from Methylobacterium sp. NMS14P contains the following coding sequences:
- a CDS encoding DUF2239 family protein, translated as MDQDSPGRDSDGPAKSDEAPPTYTAFVGPRRLAGGALRDVALAVKAWAAKGGDPALTFDDRSGAVVDLDLRGTEADVVARLARRETADAAANGRGSRPDLEGAARGRGRPKLGVIAREVTLLPRQWEWLAAQPGGASQALRRLVDDARRTEGGQGRVKAAREAAYRFLAAVAGDLPGFEEVIRALFAGDGAGFADRMAAWPPDVRNHALKLAARAAPSTGPDAPSRTRR; from the coding sequence ATGGACCAGGACAGCCCCGGCCGGGATTCGGACGGACCTGCCAAGTCGGATGAGGCACCGCCGACCTACACCGCCTTCGTGGGCCCGCGGCGGCTCGCCGGCGGCGCCCTGCGCGACGTGGCGCTCGCCGTGAAGGCATGGGCCGCGAAGGGCGGCGACCCCGCCCTGACCTTCGACGATCGGTCCGGTGCCGTCGTCGACCTCGACCTGCGCGGCACCGAGGCGGACGTCGTCGCCCGGCTCGCCCGGCGTGAAACCGCGGACGCCGCCGCGAACGGTCGCGGGAGCCGGCCGGACCTCGAGGGCGCCGCGCGGGGCCGCGGTCGCCCCAAGCTGGGCGTGATCGCCCGCGAGGTGACGCTGCTCCCCCGTCAGTGGGAGTGGCTCGCGGCGCAGCCCGGTGGCGCCTCGCAGGCGCTGCGGCGGCTCGTCGACGACGCGCGGCGGACGGAAGGCGGGCAGGGCCGGGTGAAGGCTGCCCGTGAGGCCGCCTACCGCTTCCTCGCCGCCGTGGCGGGCGATCTGCCCGGCTTCGAGGAGGTGATCCGGGCGCTCTTCGCCGGCGACGGCGCGGGCTTCGCCGACCGCATGGCGGCGTGGCCCCCCGACGTCCGGAACCACGCGCTGAAGCTCGCGGCCCGGGCCGCCCCGTCGACGGGCCCGGATGCGCCGTCGCGCACCCGGCGCTGA
- a CDS encoding amino acid ABC transporter permease, with protein sequence MIDAVLQRFIAGAATLGLHYDFLLSGGEVRSWLAGMAMTLLLVVLAIPLSLAAGTAFAAALTSGRPWLAGPVRAYVELTRNTPTLVQLMFAFFALNMLLSRALGGAAHNPFSPVFWVVAVTGLHVAAFHAEALRGGIEAVPAPLVEAAQATGFSGLEILRYVTLPLALRTALPALVNNLVNLVKLTTIGSAIAVNEVTYASIMIWTQRDNVLELMIVILLFFGLINLTVSRIGRLVERRLAVPGYGA encoded by the coding sequence ATGATCGACGCGGTCCTGCAGCGCTTCATCGCCGGCGCGGCCACCCTGGGGCTGCACTACGACTTCCTGCTGAGCGGCGGCGAGGTTCGCTCCTGGCTGGCTGGCATGGCCATGACGCTGCTGCTCGTCGTCCTGGCGATCCCGCTGAGCCTCGCGGCCGGGACCGCCTTCGCGGCGGCCCTGACCTCCGGCCGCCCGTGGCTCGCCGGGCCGGTGCGGGCCTATGTCGAGCTGACGCGCAACACGCCGACGCTGGTCCAGCTCATGTTCGCGTTCTTCGCGCTGAACATGCTCCTGTCCCGGGCGCTGGGCGGCGCGGCGCACAACCCGTTCAGCCCCGTCTTCTGGGTGGTGGCGGTGACGGGCCTGCACGTCGCGGCCTTCCACGCGGAGGCCCTGCGCGGCGGGATCGAGGCCGTGCCGGCGCCGCTCGTCGAGGCCGCCCAGGCGACCGGCTTCTCGGGCCTGGAGATCCTGCGCTACGTGACGCTGCCGCTGGCGCTCCGCACGGCGCTGCCGGCGCTCGTGAACAACCTCGTCAACCTCGTGAAGCTCACCACCATCGGCTCGGCGATCGCCGTCAACGAGGTCACCTACGCGTCGATCATGATCTGGACGCAGCGCGACAACGTGCTCGAATTGATGATCGTGATCCTGCTGTTCTTCGGGCTCATCAACCTGACCGTGTCGCGGATCGGCCGCCTCGTGGAGCGCCGCCTCGCCGTGCCGGGATACGGCGCGTGA
- a CDS encoding helix-turn-helix domain-containing protein — MNFVPRSLFTTDALPERDRFAAWRALFSAHDLDADPHGFTGRIETTLIGPMALRVMNAAPQGPARSRSQIRRDGQDGFVLHLSRHAYSVETERGVVEVPAGAVSLNDLSQPYRRSRVPETDSLILAVSRAAIATVLPDEDAMHGLILAGGAGCLLADHIRSLAAHSEAITTTDAAHIAQATLHMVAACARPSLDGAARAAAPLEAARLRAAKRLIRGQLDTPPRIDAVARALGMSRSQLYRLFEPEGGVARYRARQRLAAVRAALDNPLEPRSIGEIGEAYGFGSSAQLSRAFRETYGLTPRDYRASRSGG, encoded by the coding sequence GTGAACTTCGTACCCCGGTCTCTCTTCACCACGGACGCCCTTCCGGAACGCGACCGCTTCGCCGCATGGCGGGCGCTGTTCTCCGCCCACGACCTCGATGCCGATCCGCACGGCTTCACGGGCCGGATCGAGACGACGCTGATCGGCCCGATGGCCCTGCGCGTGATGAACGCCGCACCGCAGGGGCCCGCGCGGTCCCGGTCCCAGATCCGGCGCGACGGACAGGACGGCTTCGTCCTGCACCTGAGCCGGCACGCCTACAGCGTCGAGACCGAACGGGGTGTGGTGGAGGTTCCGGCGGGCGCGGTCAGCCTCAACGACCTGTCGCAGCCGTACCGCCGCAGCCGGGTGCCGGAGACGGACTCGCTGATCCTGGCGGTCTCGCGCGCCGCCATCGCCACCGTGCTGCCGGACGAGGACGCGATGCACGGGCTGATCCTGGCCGGCGGCGCGGGTTGCCTCCTCGCCGATCACATCCGGAGCCTGGCCGCGCACAGCGAAGCGATCACCACGACCGACGCCGCCCATATCGCCCAGGCCACGCTCCACATGGTCGCGGCCTGCGCGCGCCCGAGCCTGGACGGGGCGGCCCGCGCGGCCGCACCGCTCGAGGCCGCCCGGCTCAGGGCCGCGAAGCGGCTCATCCGCGGCCAGCTCGACACGCCGCCCCGGATCGACGCCGTGGCGCGGGCGCTCGGCATGTCGCGCTCCCAGCTCTACCGCCTGTTCGAACCGGAAGGCGGAGTGGCGCGCTACCGCGCGCGGCAGCGCCTCGCGGCCGTGCGGGCCGCCCTCGACAATCCGCTGGAGCCGCGGTCGATCGGGGAGATCGGGGAGGCGTACGGCTTCGGGAGCAGCGCCCAGCTCAGTCGTGCGTTCCGGGAGACCTACGGCCTGACTCCGCGCGACTACCGGGCCTCCCGCAGCGGCGGCTGA
- a CDS encoding LLM class flavin-dependent oxidoreductase yields the protein MTTDRTAAAPRQMHLGLFLQGAGHHVSGWRHPSAEAGSENFDLLRRVTQMAEAAKFDMVFLADGLTSAVDAHPSMIARFEPLTLLSALSMVTDRIGLAATASTTYGEPYHVARAFASLDHLSGGRAAWNVVTTSYARTANNFSKEHPAHDERYAVAEEFVDVVCGLWDSWDDDAFVKDKARGVYADPAKVRILDHAGRYFRVKGPLNIPRAPQGHPILIQAGSSGPGQDLAARRADVVFTAQQDIAEARSFYASLKQRVAGFGRDPATVAVMPGFLPVIGRTLAEASAKLIELDQWTPIASAMPLLEERVGHSLASYDLDGPLPDLPVSDQLRSRAELLTALARREGLTIRQLALRVAAGRGHHMIVGTAADVADRMQAWFEGGAADGFNVMPPFFPDGLSDFVREVVPLLQERGLFRTEYAGTTLRAHLGLSRPEPE from the coding sequence ATGACGACCGACCGGACCGCCGCCGCGCCGCGCCAGATGCATCTGGGCCTGTTCCTCCAGGGGGCCGGCCACCACGTCTCGGGCTGGCGCCACCCGAGCGCGGAGGCGGGCAGCGAGAATTTCGACCTCCTGCGCCGCGTCACCCAGATGGCCGAGGCCGCCAAGTTCGACATGGTCTTCCTGGCGGACGGCCTCACCAGCGCTGTCGACGCCCACCCGTCCATGATCGCCCGGTTCGAGCCGCTGACGCTGCTCAGCGCGCTCAGCATGGTGACGGACCGGATCGGCCTCGCGGCGACGGCCTCGACCACCTACGGCGAGCCCTACCACGTGGCCCGCGCCTTCGCGTCGCTCGATCATCTCAGCGGCGGCCGGGCGGCCTGGAACGTCGTCACCACCTCGTACGCCCGCACCGCCAACAACTTCTCCAAGGAGCACCCGGCGCACGACGAGCGCTACGCGGTCGCCGAGGAGTTCGTGGACGTGGTCTGCGGTCTCTGGGACAGCTGGGACGACGACGCCTTCGTCAAGGACAAGGCCCGCGGGGTCTACGCCGACCCCGCCAAGGTGCGGATCCTCGACCATGCGGGCCGCTATTTCCGCGTGAAGGGGCCGCTCAACATCCCGCGCGCGCCGCAGGGCCATCCGATCCTGATCCAGGCCGGCTCGTCCGGCCCCGGGCAGGACCTCGCGGCGCGCCGGGCGGACGTGGTGTTCACCGCCCAGCAGGACATCGCGGAGGCCCGGAGCTTCTACGCGAGCCTCAAGCAGCGGGTCGCCGGCTTCGGGCGCGATCCGGCGACGGTGGCGGTGATGCCGGGCTTCCTGCCGGTGATCGGCCGCACGCTGGCGGAGGCGAGCGCGAAGCTGATCGAGCTCGACCAGTGGACCCCCATCGCCAGCGCGATGCCGCTCCTGGAGGAGCGCGTCGGCCACTCGCTCGCATCCTACGACCTCGACGGACCCCTGCCCGACCTGCCGGTCTCGGACCAGCTCCGCAGCCGCGCCGAGCTTCTCACCGCCCTGGCACGCCGGGAGGGCCTGACCATCCGCCAGCTCGCCCTGCGGGTGGCGGCGGGGCGCGGCCACCACATGATCGTCGGCACCGCCGCGGACGTGGCCGACCGCATGCAGGCCTGGTTCGAGGGGGGCGCGGCCGACGGCTTCAACGTCATGCCGCCCTTCTTCCCCGACGGCCTCAGCGACTTCGTGCGCGAAGTCGTGCCGCTGCTGCAGGAGCGCGGCCTGTTCCGGACGGAGTATGCGGGCACGACCCTGCGCGCGCATCTCGGCCTGTCGCGCCCGGAGCCGGAATAG
- a CDS encoding amino acid ABC transporter permease — MRAAWPWLAAAGLLGWLLDARLTRDLLDWLPYLASGFVMNVVISVLAMTLGTLGGVVLGAMELSAARLVRAPAVAYVQVFRNAPHLVLIFATTYIFPFEIVVAGNYLPFPDWLKAVLGLAVPAAAYVAEIARGAIQSVPTTQWDAAKGIGLSRGQTLRWIILPQCLRRALPPWMNLYASITMSTALASLVGVHELLHAATDASTAVRRDDFTVAIYLTVLLAFFLFCYPISRLTRRLERRLARR, encoded by the coding sequence CTGCGCGCGGCCTGGCCCTGGCTCGCCGCGGCCGGCCTGCTCGGGTGGCTCCTCGACGCGCGGCTCACCCGCGACCTGCTGGACTGGCTGCCCTATCTCGCCTCGGGCTTCGTCATGAACGTCGTGATCAGCGTGCTGGCCATGACGCTGGGGACGCTCGGCGGCGTCGTCCTCGGCGCCATGGAGCTGTCGGCCGCGCGGCTCGTGCGCGCCCCGGCCGTGGCCTACGTGCAGGTCTTCCGCAACGCCCCGCACCTCGTGCTGATCTTCGCCACCACCTACATCTTCCCGTTCGAGATCGTGGTGGCCGGCAACTACCTGCCGTTTCCCGACTGGCTGAAGGCGGTGCTCGGCCTCGCGGTTCCCGCCGCGGCCTACGTCGCCGAGATCGCGCGCGGCGCGATCCAGTCCGTGCCGACGACGCAGTGGGACGCCGCCAAGGGCATCGGCCTGTCGCGGGGGCAGACCCTGCGCTGGATCATCCTGCCCCAGTGCCTGCGCCGGGCGCTGCCGCCCTGGATGAACCTCTACGCGTCGATCACCATGAGCACGGCGCTCGCCTCCCTGGTCGGCGTCCACGAGCTGCTCCACGCCGCGACCGATGCCAGCACGGCCGTGCGCCGCGACGACTTCACCGTCGCGATCTACCTGACGGTGCTGCTCGCCTTCTTCCTGTTCTGCTACCCGATCTCGCGTCTGACCCGGCGGCTCGAACGCCGCCTCGCCCGCCGCTGA
- a CDS encoding GIY-YIG nuclease family protein, with the protein MPKEARKAAVNAYKERTVEAGIYAIRCAATGETWVGGAPDLSTIGNRLWFTLRLGTNPHRALQDAWNRHGAEAFAFEIVERLDEEASGYVRDRVMREHLTRWAERLRATRI; encoded by the coding sequence ATGCCGAAGGAAGCCCGGAAGGCGGCCGTGAACGCCTACAAGGAGCGCACGGTCGAGGCCGGTATCTACGCGATCCGCTGCGCGGCCACCGGCGAGACCTGGGTCGGCGGGGCCCCCGACCTGTCGACCATCGGGAACCGCCTCTGGTTCACCCTGCGCCTGGGCACGAACCCGCACCGCGCGCTCCAGGACGCCTGGAACCGGCACGGCGCGGAGGCCTTCGCGTTCGAGATCGTCGAGCGGCTGGACGAGGAGGCGAGCGGCTACGTCAGGGACCGGGTGATGAGGGAGCACCTGACCCGATGGGCGGAACGCCTCCGGGCCACCCGGATATGA
- a CDS encoding MmgE/PrpD family protein, with protein sequence MPDSLTAALADSIAGSRPDADTAAMAAARLALVDFLACALAGSRDHTVVTVRTAMGDTPGRSPVIGSTRPADPLLAAVLNGYAGHVLDYDDVHASVRGHPTTVIVPALLAALDPEAPPSAEAFLAAYLVGLETMAHLGRAIGPTHYERGFHATATLGPLGAAAAIAHLRGFSAETTAIALGLGATQAAGLRLQFGFDAKPLHAGLAARNGLIAARLAEAGLSGAPESLDGANGFLQVYGFGEARPERVREGWGAPWQILRPGLTLKAFPCCTAAHPVAVAGLAFHREGFRDAARATITFPPGGDAALVIRAPGTGIEARFSPEYILAAALVDGAVRLDHFDARPVRPDLAALAARVERRHDESAPRLSADPATRFVVVEIADAQGRTARRRVDGLPGLDDADAKFRDATAGSDALSAVPDLVRTMRDAGDLARLLQLLAQP encoded by the coding sequence ATGCCGGACTCGCTCACCGCCGCGCTGGCGGATTCCATCGCGGGGTCCCGTCCGGACGCCGATACCGCCGCGATGGCGGCGGCGCGCCTCGCCCTGGTGGACTTCCTCGCCTGCGCCCTCGCGGGCAGCCGGGACCACACCGTCGTGACCGTGCGGACCGCGATGGGCGACACGCCCGGCCGGTCCCCGGTCATCGGCTCGACCCGGCCCGCGGACCCGCTCCTCGCCGCCGTCCTCAACGGCTATGCCGGCCACGTGCTCGACTACGACGACGTCCACGCGAGCGTGCGCGGGCATCCCACCACGGTGATCGTGCCGGCGCTCCTGGCGGCCCTCGACCCGGAGGCGCCGCCCTCCGCCGAAGCGTTCCTCGCGGCCTACCTGGTCGGCCTGGAGACGATGGCCCATCTCGGCCGCGCCATCGGTCCCACCCACTACGAGCGCGGCTTCCACGCCACCGCGACGCTGGGGCCCCTCGGCGCGGCCGCCGCGATCGCGCATCTGCGCGGGTTCTCGGCCGAGACGACCGCGATCGCTCTCGGTCTCGGCGCCACGCAGGCCGCCGGGCTGCGGCTGCAGTTCGGGTTCGACGCCAAGCCGCTCCATGCCGGGCTCGCCGCCCGCAACGGCCTGATCGCGGCCCGCCTCGCCGAGGCCGGCCTGTCCGGCGCCCCCGAGAGCCTCGACGGCGCCAACGGCTTCCTGCAGGTCTACGGCTTCGGCGAGGCGCGGCCCGAGCGCGTCCGCGAGGGCTGGGGGGCGCCCTGGCAGATCCTCCGCCCTGGCCTGACCCTGAAGGCGTTCCCCTGCTGCACGGCGGCCCATCCGGTGGCGGTGGCCGGCCTCGCCTTCCATCGCGAGGGGTTTCGCGACGCCGCGCGGGCGACCATCACCTTCCCGCCGGGGGGCGACGCCGCCCTGGTGATCCGCGCGCCGGGCACCGGCATCGAGGCCCGCTTCAGCCCCGAATACATCCTGGCCGCCGCCCTGGTGGACGGCGCGGTGCGCCTCGACCACTTCGACGCGCGCCCGGTCCGCCCCGACCTCGCGGCGCTCGCCGCGCGGGTCGAGCGCCGGCACGACGAATCCGCGCCCCGCCTGTCCGCCGATCCGGCGACGCGGTTCGTGGTGGTGGAGATCGCCGACGCGCAGGGCCGCACCGCGCGGCGGCGCGTCGACGGCCTGCCCGGGCTCGACGATGCCGACGCCAAGTTCCGGGACGCCACCGCGGGATCCGACGCGCTGAGCGCGGTGCCGGATCTCGTCCGCACCATGCGCGATGCCGGCGATCTCGCGCGCCTCCTCCAGCTCCTCGCCCAGCCGTGA
- a CDS encoding bifunctional helix-turn-helix transcriptional regulator/GNAT family N-acetyltransferase — MPADILDDLGPLFLGSRLKRLADRFQADAGRILQDEGLGIQPAQFPLLAAIDRYGPLTIGAAAAALGVSQPAATRTAASLVELGLLDEARSGADLRQKALSLSGAGEALMAHAKGALWPRVDRAVAGLCAGLSGSLLDQIAVLERRLDAVPFAARIRQDTAAGGAATGLTIRDYTDALAGRFRDINAEWIEAMFALEENDRRILSDPRGQILDRGGLILFVEAEDLGIVGTCALMRTDTGCYELTKMAVSARARGRKAGEHLLRAVLARAAAMEIETLYLLTNTECEAAVHLYEKVGFRHDPEIMDRFGRRYARCNVAMRYPL, encoded by the coding sequence ATGCCTGCAGACATCCTCGACGATCTCGGACCGCTGTTCCTGGGCAGCCGCCTCAAGCGCCTCGCCGACCGCTTCCAGGCCGACGCAGGCCGCATCCTCCAGGACGAGGGGCTCGGCATCCAGCCGGCCCAGTTCCCGCTCCTCGCCGCCATCGACCGCTACGGTCCGCTGACCATCGGCGCCGCCGCCGCCGCCCTCGGTGTCAGCCAGCCGGCGGCCACGCGCACGGCGGCCAGCCTCGTCGAACTCGGATTGCTCGACGAGGCGCGGTCGGGCGCGGACCTTCGCCAGAAGGCCCTGTCACTCAGCGGTGCGGGCGAGGCCCTGATGGCGCACGCCAAGGGCGCGCTCTGGCCGCGCGTCGACAGGGCCGTCGCGGGCCTGTGCGCCGGGCTGTCGGGCTCCCTGCTGGATCAGATCGCCGTGCTGGAGCGCAGGCTCGACGCCGTCCCGTTCGCGGCCCGCATCCGCCAGGACACCGCGGCCGGCGGCGCCGCGACGGGCCTGACGATCCGGGACTACACGGACGCGCTGGCGGGCCGCTTCCGCGACATCAACGCCGAGTGGATCGAGGCGATGTTCGCGCTGGAGGAGAACGACCGCCGGATCCTGTCCGATCCCCGCGGCCAGATCCTGGACCGCGGCGGGCTGATCCTCTTCGTGGAGGCGGAGGATCTCGGAATCGTCGGCACCTGCGCGCTGATGCGGACGGATACGGGCTGCTACGAGCTGACCAAGATGGCCGTGTCCGCGCGGGCCCGGGGCCGCAAAGCCGGCGAGCACCTGCTGCGGGCTGTGCTGGCCCGGGCCGCTGCCATGGAGATCGAGACGCTCTATCTGCTGACCAACACCGAGTGCGAAGCCGCCGTGCACCTGTACGAGAAGGTCGGGTTCCGGCACGACCCCGAGATCATGGACCGGTTCGGCCGGCGCTACGCGCGCTGCAACGTGGCCATGCGCTATCCCCTGTGA
- a CDS encoding alpha/beta fold hydrolase, with translation MSAPDVSGRLSANGITLAYDSFGDAAAETILLIAGLGTQMIRWTETFCRALVDRGFRVVRFDNRDSGRSTAFTAHGAMDFATLSAALAEGRRPDLAYTLADMALDAVGLLDALSVRRAHVVGRSMGGMIAQILASEHPARVGSLTAIMSSTGNPDLPAAAPDAMALMMRPAPDPSLDAAGFVAQAVAVARRLAGRSDPLDEAAYRALVDAELSRGYVPDGFGRQLAAMVLAGDRRARLAAIRAPTLVVHGTEDPLFPLACGQDIADAIPGAAWLPIQGMGHDLSPSLHGPIADAIARTARRATLSVAGEPPAIDPERGA, from the coding sequence ATGAGCGCGCCGGACGTGTCGGGCCGCCTGTCGGCCAACGGCATCACCCTGGCCTATGACAGCTTCGGCGACGCGGCCGCCGAGACGATCCTCCTGATCGCCGGTCTCGGGACGCAGATGATCCGCTGGACCGAGACCTTCTGCCGGGCGCTGGTGGACCGCGGCTTCCGGGTCGTGCGGTTCGACAACCGCGACTCGGGGCGCTCGACCGCCTTCACCGCGCACGGCGCCATGGACTTCGCGACCTTGTCGGCGGCGCTGGCCGAAGGCCGGCGGCCGGACCTCGCCTACACGCTGGCCGACATGGCGCTGGATGCGGTCGGGCTGCTCGATGCCCTGTCGGTCCGCCGCGCCCATGTCGTCGGCCGCTCCATGGGCGGCATGATCGCCCAGATCCTGGCGAGCGAGCATCCCGCGCGTGTGGGATCCCTCACCGCGATCATGTCGAGCACGGGCAATCCGGACCTGCCCGCGGCGGCGCCCGACGCGATGGCCCTGATGATGCGGCCCGCCCCCGACCCGTCACTGGACGCGGCGGGCTTCGTCGCGCAGGCCGTCGCCGTCGCCCGACGGCTCGCCGGCCGGTCCGACCCTCTGGACGAGGCGGCGTACCGGGCGCTCGTCGACGCGGAGCTGAGCCGCGGCTACGTCCCCGACGGCTTCGGACGGCAGCTCGCCGCGATGGTCCTCGCGGGCGACCGACGCGCCCGATTGGCGGCGATCCGCGCGCCGACCCTCGTGGTGCACGGGACGGAGGATCCCCTGTTCCCGCTCGCCTGCGGGCAGGACATCGCCGACGCGATCCCCGGCGCGGCGTGGCTGCCGATCCAGGGGATGGGACACGACCTGTCGCCGTCGCTGCACGGCCCCATCGCCGACGCGATCGCGCGAACCGCGCGGCGCGCGACCCTGTCGGTGGCCGGAGAACCGCCGGCCATCGATCCGGAGCGCGGCGCGTGA
- a CDS encoding ABC transporter ATP-binding protein, with amino-acid sequence MAPILRSLLRAYWHEARWTILLVLAATLAGAVAAVSAPYLFSRAVDALARGPDTAAALHLLLLYAIVYGVARACGQAARFMAFLSAERLSVIANAAFFARLLRKTPAFFLDHNPAEVGSARQEGARTLNVVTQLGIGGLLPGAVQIGVGAALLGSLLSWETAAIVLVYGAVVIGLDYLRIGRVRPFLDAAMERGQENARLVGNAITLIDTLRQTRGEAWISARFAAGAADAYANWRRFALASGVFSGALGAAAALQLAVTFLMLLPRYEAGQLSVGDIVLFNTMLIQLSEPFHLVGMAIKETAEAAARFRPLVRMWAAPEEAEPSDPLPYRGAEGRIAFEAVGFRYPNGRGVADLSFTARRGRPTFLVGETGSGKSTVLKMLLKGLAPTEGRILVDGVDLARVRSHDWFAHVGVVPQDVMLLNDTLAVNIVLGRPSDPARLRAAAERASILARVEAMPEGFETVVGERGLKLSGGERQRIAIARALYADPSILILDEASSALDAETERQIMDGLRRQADRLTIVAVTHRMASVRDGDQVIRLASDRAAGAPVPEAAL; translated from the coding sequence ATGGCGCCGATTCTCCGCTCCCTCCTCCGCGCCTACTGGCACGAGGCGCGCTGGACGATCCTGCTGGTCCTCGCCGCCACCCTCGCGGGCGCCGTGGCGGCGGTGTCCGCCCCTTACCTCTTCTCCCGCGCCGTCGACGCGCTCGCGCGCGGGCCGGACACGGCGGCGGCCCTGCATCTGCTGCTGCTCTACGCGATCGTCTACGGGGTCGCGAGAGCGTGCGGTCAGGCCGCGCGCTTCATGGCCTTCCTGTCCGCCGAGCGCCTCAGCGTCATCGCCAACGCCGCATTCTTCGCCCGCCTGCTGCGCAAGACCCCGGCCTTCTTCCTGGACCACAACCCCGCGGAGGTCGGCAGCGCCCGACAGGAAGGCGCCCGGACCCTCAACGTCGTCACGCAGCTGGGAATCGGCGGACTCCTGCCGGGCGCCGTGCAGATCGGCGTCGGGGCCGCACTTCTCGGCAGCCTTCTGAGCTGGGAGACGGCCGCGATCGTGCTCGTCTACGGGGCCGTCGTGATCGGCCTGGACTACCTCCGCATCGGTCGCGTGCGGCCCTTCCTGGACGCCGCCATGGAGCGCGGCCAGGAGAACGCGCGGCTCGTCGGCAACGCCATCACCCTCATCGACACGCTCCGCCAGACCCGCGGCGAGGCCTGGATCAGCGCGCGCTTCGCGGCCGGGGCCGCGGACGCGTACGCGAACTGGCGCCGGTTCGCGCTGGCGAGCGGCGTGTTCAGCGGCGCCCTGGGGGCCGCGGCCGCGCTGCAGCTGGCCGTGACGTTCCTGATGCTCCTCCCGCGCTACGAGGCCGGGCAGCTGTCGGTCGGCGACATCGTGCTGTTCAACACGATGCTGATCCAGCTCAGCGAACCGTTCCACCTCGTCGGCATGGCGATCAAGGAGACCGCGGAGGCCGCCGCCCGTTTCCGCCCGCTGGTCCGGATGTGGGCCGCGCCCGAGGAGGCCGAACCGTCCGATCCGCTCCCCTATCGGGGGGCCGAGGGGAGGATCGCGTTCGAGGCGGTCGGCTTCCGCTACCCGAACGGGCGCGGCGTCGCCGACTTGAGCTTCACCGCCCGGCGCGGCCGGCCCACTTTCCTCGTCGGCGAGACCGGATCGGGCAAATCCACAGTCCTGAAGATGCTGCTCAAGGGGCTCGCCCCGACCGAGGGCCGGATTCTGGTCGACGGCGTCGACCTCGCCCGCGTGCGCAGCCACGACTGGTTCGCCCATGTCGGCGTCGTGCCGCAGGACGTGATGCTCCTCAACGACACCCTGGCGGTCAACATCGTGCTGGGGCGTCCCTCCGATCCCGCGCGCCTGCGGGCGGCCGCCGAGCGGGCGTCGATCCTGGCGCGCGTCGAGGCCATGCCGGAGGGTTTCGAGACGGTGGTGGGCGAGCGCGGCCTGAAGCTGTCGGGCGGGGAGCGGCAGAGGATCGCGATCGCCCGCGCCCTCTACGCGGACCCGAGCATCCTCATCCTGGACGAGGCCAGCTCGGCGCTGGACGCGGAGACGGAGCGCCAGATCATGGACGGCCTGCGTCGGCAGGCCGACCGGCTGACGATCGTGGCGGTCACGCACCGGATGGCCTCGGTCCGCGACGGCGATCAGGTTATCCGCCTGGCGTCGGACCGCGCGGCGGGCGCGCCGGTCCCGGAGGCCGCCCTCTGA
- a CDS encoding amino acid ABC transporter ATP-binding protein: protein MAQDPANRPILVDLQDVHLSFGAVEVLKGIDLTVAKGDAVSIIGPSGSGKSTILRCINGLAQPQAGRITVAGVRVDALRTEAERIALRKRIGVVFQQYNLFPHLTVLENITLAPVRILKVPRDEAEGHARDLLARVRLADKVSAYPGALSGGQQQRVAIARALAMRPELVLFDEVTSALDPEMVGEVLAVIRELVREGLTSILVTHEMRFAEEISDTIAFTENGRIVAQAPPAELFYRSDNPRIRQFIGGFQGFRDAVQDREGI from the coding sequence ATGGCTCAAGACCCCGCAAACCGGCCGATCCTCGTGGACCTCCAGGATGTCCACCTGTCCTTCGGCGCCGTCGAGGTGCTCAAGGGCATCGACCTCACCGTGGCCAAGGGCGACGCGGTCTCGATCATCGGCCCGTCCGGATCGGGCAAGTCCACGATCCTGCGCTGCATCAACGGGCTCGCACAGCCGCAGGCGGGCCGGATCACCGTGGCGGGTGTGCGGGTCGACGCCCTGAGAACCGAGGCCGAGCGGATCGCCCTGCGCAAGCGCATCGGGGTCGTGTTCCAGCAGTACAACCTGTTCCCGCACCTCACGGTGCTGGAGAACATCACCCTGGCGCCGGTCCGGATCCTCAAGGTGCCGCGGGACGAGGCGGAGGGCCACGCCCGGGACCTCCTCGCCCGGGTCCGCCTCGCCGACAAGGTATCGGCCTATCCGGGCGCGCTGTCCGGCGGCCAGCAGCAGCGCGTCGCCATCGCCCGCGCGCTCGCCATGCGGCCGGAGCTCGTGCTGTTCGACGAGGTGACCTCGGCCCTCGATCCCGAGATGGTCGGCGAGGTGCTGGCCGTGATCCGCGAGCTCGTCCGCGAGGGGCTGACCAGCATCTTGGTCACCCACGAGATGCGCTTCGCCGAGGAGATCAGCGACACGATCGCGTTCACCGAGAACGGCCGCATCGTCGCGCAGGCGCCGCCCGCGGAGCTGTTCTACCGGTCCGACAACCCGCGCATCCGCCAGTTCATCGGCGGCTTCCAGGGATTCCGGGACGCGGTGCAGGACCGGGAGGGCATCTGA